Proteins from one Sylvia atricapilla isolate bSylAtr1 chromosome 1, bSylAtr1.pri, whole genome shotgun sequence genomic window:
- the GPR20 gene encoding G-protein coupled receptor 20, giving the protein MPTSSTQLPVLDPINSTEQPNFNINLFYKFIHSDEQLFRDFYSLWIVLMVVNAIIFLVGVVLNSLALYVFCFRTKTKTTSVIYTINLIITDLLVGFSLPVRIIMFYSARNCKNCPLVHIFGYFVNMYCSILFLTCICVDRYLAIVQVEASRKWRNPTCAKGICIFIWIFATVVTFSILTMAIKFAECCLSKILVLMVCEYFFPLIIIIFFTTRIMCALSKPSLMHQSRERRMRAVQLLITVLIIFMICFTPFHVLQVAISINPDMPHNVSLLAYNVTVTLSSLNSCMDPIVYCFVTNNFQSTMKNIFRKTEPEQTNADILGMNKNSKGSNAIIAFSNTIGSPLSLPSPSSVQI; this is encoded by the coding sequence ATGCCGACCTCCTCCACCCAACTGCCAGTCCTTGACCCTATCAACTCCACTGAGCAACCTAACTTCAACATCAACCTGTTCTACAAGTTCATTCATTCAGATGAACAACTGTTTAGAGATTTTTATAGCCTGTGGATTGTCCTGATGGTAGTCAATGCCATCATTTTCCTGGTGGGTGTTGTACTGAACAGCTTGGCACTGTATGTCTTCTGCTTCCGTACCAAGACAAAAACCACCTCTGTTATTTACACCATCAACTTGATCATAACTGATCTCCTGGTGGGCTTTTCCTTGCCTGTCCGGATCATCATGTTCTACAGTGCAAGGAATTGCAAGAACTGTCCCTTGGTTCACATCTTTGGCTACTTTGTCAACATGTACTGCAGCATCCTCTTCTTGACGTGCATCTGCGTTGACCGCTACCTGGCAATAGTGCAGGTGGAAGCCTCACGTAAATGGAGGAACCCCACCTGTGCCAAGGGGATCTGCATCTTCATTTGGATCTTTGCCACTGTGGTGACTTTCTCCATCCTGACCATGGCGATAAAGTTTGCTGAGTGCTGCCTCTCCAAGATCCTTGTCCTGATGGTCTGCGAGTACTTCTTCCCCCTCATCATAATCATCTTCTTCACCACCAGGATTATGTGTGCCCTGTCCAAACCCAGCCTCATGCACCAGAGTCGGGAGAGGAGAATGAGGGCCGTGCAGCTCCTTATTACCGTCCTCATCATCTTCATGATCTGTTTCACTCCTTTCCATGTGCTACAGGTCGCAATCTCCATCAACCCAGACATGCCCCACAACGTCAGCCTCCTTGCCTACAACGTGACAGTAACTCTGAGTAGCCTCAATAGCTGCATGGACCCCATTGTCTATTGCTTTGTCACCAATAACTTCCAGTCAACCATGAAAAACATCTTCAGGAAAACCGAGCCAGAGCAAACTAATGCAGACATCCTGGGTATGAACAAGAACTCCAAGGGCTCCAACGCAATCATTGCCTTCTCAAACACAATAGGAAGCCCTCTGAGCTTGCCATCACCAAGCAGTGTCCAGATATAA